In Parus major isolate Abel chromosome 1, Parus_major1.1, whole genome shotgun sequence, the following proteins share a genomic window:
- the LOC107207834 gene encoding runt-related transcription factor 1-like has translation MAPPKLLLLHSTVCFPMSNLKKFFLTQSIPGSPNIPLPPFPSLPHLPGASDLTAFSDPRVGIDRSFPALPSISDPRMHYPGAFTYTPTPVSSGIGIGMSAMSTASRYHTYLPPPYPGSSQAQGSPFQTSSPSYHLYYGTSAGSYQFSMISGGDRSPPRIHPPCTNASTGSTLLNPNLPNQSDVVEAEGSHSNSPTNMASTARLEEAVWRPY, from the exons ATGGCTCCTCcaaagctcctgctgctccactCCACCGTGTGTTTTCCCATGTCAAACCTAAAG AAGTTCTTCCTGACCCAATCAATTCCGGGATCCCCTAACATTCCTctgcctcccttcccttcccttccccacctccCAGGAGCGTCCGACCTGACGGCGTTCAGCGACCCCCGGGTGGGAATCGACCGCTCCTTCCCGGCGCTGCCGTCCATCTCCGACCCTCGCATGCACTACCCGGGAGCCTTCACCTACACACCCACACCCGTCAGCTCCGGCATCGGCATCGGCATGTCGGCCATGTCCACGGCCAGCAGATACCACACGTACCTCCCGCCGCCCTACCCCGGCTCCTCCCAGGCTcagggcagccccttccagaCCAGCTCCCCTTCCTACCACCTGTACTACGGCACCTCGGCCGGCTCCTACCAGTTCTCCATGATCTCCGGCGGGGATCGCTCGCCGCCGCGCATCCACCCGCCCTGCACCAACGCCTCCACGGGCTCCACGCTGCTCAACCCCAACCTGCCCAACCAGAGCGACGTGGTGGAGGCCGAAGGGAGCCACAGCAACTCGCCCACCAACATGGCCAGCAcggccaggctggaggaggcCGTGTGGAGGCCGTACTGA